DNA from Pseudomonas putida:
CGGCGTCTACCTGCCGGGCAACTGGCCCGCGCCATTCGGCATCGTCCTGGTGGTAGACCACCTGTCCGCGCTGCTGTTGACCCTCACCGGCATTATCGGCGTCAGTGCCCTGCTCTTTGCCAGAGCCCGCTGGGATGGCGCCGGTGCCAGCTTCCATGCCTTGTTCCAGATCCAGCTCATGGGCCTGTATGGCGCCTTCCTGACGGCGGACCTGTTCAACCTGTTCGTGTTCTTCGAAGTGCTGCTGGCCGCGTCCTACGGCTTGCTGCTGCATGGCTCGGGACGAGCCCGGGTCAAGGCTGGCTTGCACTACATCGCCATCAATCTGTTCGCCTCATCGCTGTTCCTGGTGGGCGCGGCGATGCTCTACGGAGTGACCGGCACCCTGAACATGGCCGACCTGGCGCTGAAAATTCCGCTGGTGCCGGAGGCCGATCGCGGCCTGTTGCACGCCGGAGCGGCAATCCTGGCTATGGCCTTCCTGGTCAAGGCCGGTATCTGGCCGCTGAACTTCTGGCTGGTGCCGGCCTATGCTTCGGCCAGCGCGCCGGTTGCGGCACTGTTCGCGATCATGACCAAGGTTGGGCTGTATGCGGTGCTGCGCCTGTGGACCTTGCTGTTCTCCAGCCAAGCCGGCGCTTCAGCGCACTTCGGCGGGCAATGGCTGGTCTATGGCGGCCTGGCCACTTTGGCCGTGGCGGCACTCTCGATTCTTGCCGCCCAGCGCCTGGAGCGCTTGGCCGGCCTGAGCATCCTGGTCTCCGCCGGCACCCTCCTGGGAGCCATCGGTTTCGGCCAGCCGATTCTCACGGGCAGTGCGCTGTTCTACCTGGTGAGCTCGACCCTGGCCCTGTGCGCGCTGTTCCTGCTTGCCGAACTGGTAGAGCGCTCACGCTCGGCCAACGAGGCGCCACTGGATGAAGAGGACGATGGGATCCCCTCGCCGCTGGAGTCGCTGCACCCACCCAAAGGCATCAACCTGGACGACGAACAAAAGGCGGTGATCGGCCAGATCATTCCCTGGACCATGGCCTTCCTGGGCCTGAGCTTCATCGCCTGCGCCTTGCTGATCATCGGCATGCCACCGCTGTCGGGCTTCATCGGCAAACTGAGCCTGATCAGCGCGCTGTTCAATCCCCAAGGCTTAGGCATGCCGACCGAGCAGCCGCTGTCCGCCTCCGCCTGGTGCCTTGTGGCGCTGCTGATCCTCTCGGGCATGGCCTCGCTGATCGCCTTCGGCCGTGTGGGCATCCAGCGTTTCTGGAAGCCAGAAGAGCGTCCTTCTCCCCTGCTGCGCCGCTATGAATGCCTGCCCATCGTCATCCTGTTGGGCCTGTGCATTCTGCTCAGCGTCCAGGCA
Protein-coding regions in this window:
- a CDS encoding monovalent cation/H+ antiporter subunit D, whose protein sequence is MSLMNQLIIAPILLPLLTAAVMLLLGEKRRPLKGRLNLLSTLIGLGIAITLLSWVRSQGQAESIGVYLPGNWPAPFGIVLVVDHLSALLLTLTGIIGVSALLFARARWDGAGASFHALFQIQLMGLYGAFLTADLFNLFVFFEVLLAASYGLLLHGSGRARVKAGLHYIAINLFASSLFLVGAAMLYGVTGTLNMADLALKIPLVPEADRGLLHAGAAILAMAFLVKAGIWPLNFWLVPAYASASAPVAALFAIMTKVGLYAVLRLWTLLFSSQAGASAHFGGQWLVYGGLATLAVAALSILAAQRLERLAGLSILVSAGTLLGAIGFGQPILTGSALFYLVSSTLALCALFLLAELVERSRSANEAPLDEEDDGIPSPLESLHPPKGINLDDEQKAVIGQIIPWTMAFLGLSFIACALLIIGMPPLSGFIGKLSLISALFNPQGLGMPTEQPLSASAWCLVALLILSGMASLIAFGRVGIQRFWKPEERPSPLLRRYECLPIVILLGLCILLSVQAEPLLRYTQDTAASLQTPDTYIQAVMATRPVPGPTTADIQVQP